In one window of Escherichia coli DSM 30083 = JCM 1649 = ATCC 11775 DNA:
- the ykgR gene encoding small membrane protein YkgR, translated as MKKNKVQQISHKLINIVVFVAIVEYAYLFLHFY; from the coding sequence ATGAAAAAGAATAAAGTACAGCAAATCAGTCATAAACTGATTAATATCGTTGTTTTTGTCGCAATTGTAGAATACGCCTATTTATTTCTCCATTTCTATTAA
- the ykgM gene encoding type B 50S ribosomal protein L31 produces MKPNIHPEYRTVVFHDTSVDEYFKIGSTIKTDREIELDGVTYPYVTIDVSSKSHPFYTGKLRTVASEGNVARFTQRFGRFVSTKKGA; encoded by the coding sequence ATGAAACCCAATATCCATCCTGAGTATCGTACTGTGGTGTTCCACGACACCAGCGTTGATGAGTACTTTAAAATCGGCTCGACTATCAAAACAGACCGTGAGATTGAGCTGGATGGCGTAACGTATCCGTACGTAACAATTGATGTCTCTTCGAAATCGCACCCGTTCTATACAGGGAAGCTGAGAACAGTGGCATCAGAAGGAAATGTTGCACGGTTCACCCAACGTTTTGGTCGTTTTGTTAGCACGAAAAAGGGGGCATGA
- the ykgO gene encoding type B 50S ribosomal protein L36 yields MKVLNSLRTAKERHPDCQIVKRKGRLYVICKSNPRFKAVQGRKKKR; encoded by the coding sequence ATGAAAGTCCTTAACTCTCTGCGTACCGCAAAAGAACGCCATCCAGACTGTCAGATTGTGAAGCGAAAAGGACGGCTGTATGTGATTTGTAAATCTAATCCACGTTTTAAGGCCGTTCAGGGTCGTAAGAAAAAACGTTGA
- the ecpR gene encoding ECP biosynthesis operon DNA-binding transcriptional regulator EcpR: protein MECQNRSDKYIWSPHDAYFYKGLSELIVDIDRLIYLSLEKIRKDFVFINLNTDSLTEFINRDNEWLSAVKGKQVVLIAARKSEALANYWYYNSNIRGVVYAGLSRDIRKELAYVINGRFLRKDIKKDKITDREMEIIRMTAQGMLPKSIARIENCSVKTVYTHRRNAEAKLYSKLYKLVQ, encoded by the coding sequence ATGGAATGTCAAAACCGTTCTGATAAATACATCTGGTCTCCCCATGACGCCTACTTCTATAAAGGACTATCTGAACTGATTGTGGATATCGACAGATTAATTTATCTATCGCTGGAGAAAATCAGAAAAGATTTCGTGTTTATCAATCTCAATACGGATTCTTTAACTGAGTTTATAAACCGTGATAATGAGTGGTTATCCGCGGTAAAGGGGAAACAGGTCGTATTGATTGCGGCCAGAAAGTCAGAAGCCTTAGCAAATTATTGGTATTACAACAGCAATATTAGGGGCGTGGTATACGCTGGACTGAGTCGTGATATTAGAAAAGAACTGGCCTATGTGATTAATGGCAGGTTCCTGAGAAAAGATATTAAGAAAGATAAAATCACTGACCGGGAAATGGAAATTATCCGCATGACGGCTCAGGGAATGCTGCCTAAATCGATTGCCAGAATTGAAAATTGTAGTGTGAAGACAGTGTATACCCATCGGCGGAATGCAGAGGCCAAGCTGTACTCAAAATTATATAAGTTGGTTCAGTAA
- the ecpA gene encoding common pilus major fimbrillin subunit EcpA: protein MKKKVLAIALVTVFTGTGVAQAADVTAQAVATWSATAKKDTTSKLVVTPLGSLAFQYAEGIKGFNSQKGLFDVAIEGDSTATAFKLTSRLITNTLTQLDTSGSTLNVGVDYNGAAVEKTGDTVMIDTANGVLGGNLSPLANGYNASNRTTAQDGFTFSIISGTTNGTTAVTDYSTLPEGIWSGDVSVQFDATWTS from the coding sequence ATGAAAAAAAAGGTTCTGGCAATAGCTCTGGTAACGGTGTTTACCGGTACAGGTGTAGCGCAGGCTGCTGACGTAACAGCTCAGGCTGTAGCGACCTGGTCAGCAACAGCCAAAAAAGACACCACCAGTAAGCTGGTTGTGACGCCACTCGGTAGCCTGGCGTTCCAGTATGCCGAAGGCATTAAAGGTTTTAACTCACAAAAAGGTCTATTTGACGTGGCTATCGAGGGTGACTCAACGGCTACCGCCTTTAAACTGACCTCACGCCTTATCACCAACACCTTAACCCAGTTGGATACCTCAGGTTCCACACTGAATGTGGGCGTGGATTATAACGGCGCGGCAGTCGAAAAAACTGGCGATACCGTGATGATCGATACCGCCAACGGCGTACTGGGCGGCAACCTTAGCCCACTGGCTAACGGTTACAATGCCAGCAATCGTACCACCGCACAGGATGGTTTCACTTTCTCCATCATCAGCGGCACCACCAATGGTACCACCGCAGTAACCGATTACAGCACTCTACCGGAAGGCATCTGGAGCGGCGACGTTAGCGTACAGTTCGACGCTACCTGGACCAGTTAA
- the ecpB gene encoding fimbrial chaperone EcpB — MKKHLLPLALLFSGISPAQALDVGDISSFMNSDSSTLSKTIQNSTDSGRLINIRLERLSSPLDDGQVIAMDKPDELLLTPASLLLPAQASEVIRFFYKGPADEKERYYRIVWFDQALSDAQRDNANRSAVATASARIGTILVVAPRQANYHFQYANGSLTNTGNATLRILAYGPCLKAANGKECKENYYLMPGKSRRFTRVDTADNKGRVALWQGDKFIPVK; from the coding sequence ATGAAAAAGCACCTTCTGCCTCTCGCTCTGCTGTTTTCCGGAATATCACCGGCCCAGGCGCTGGATGTCGGCGATATATCATCGTTTATGAACAGTGACAGCAGCACGCTAAGCAAAACGATCCAAAACAGTACCGACAGTGGCCGCCTCATCAATATCCGTCTCGAACGGCTCTCTTCACCGCTTGACGACGGGCAGGTTATCGCAATGGACAAGCCGGATGAGTTGCTACTCACTCCCGCCAGCTTGCTGCTACCCGCCCAAGCCAGCGAAGTGATCCGCTTCTTCTATAAGGGACCAGCAGATGAAAAAGAGCGCTACTACCGCATTGTCTGGTTTGATCAGGCCCTCAGTGATGCGCAGCGCGATAATGCCAACCGTAGCGCTGTGGCCACTGCTTCCGCCCGCATCGGCACCATTCTGGTCGTCGCACCCCGCCAGGCAAACTACCACTTTCAGTACGCCAACGGCTCCCTGACAAATACAGGAAATGCGACGCTGCGGATCCTCGCCTACGGCCCCTGCCTGAAAGCCGCCAATGGTAAGGAGTGTAAAGAGAATTACTACCTGATGCCGGGCAAGTCGCGTCGTTTTACCCGCGTGGACACGGCGGATAACAAAGGACGGGTTGCACTTTGGCAGGGTGATAAGTTCATTCCCGTGAAATAG
- the ecpC gene encoding fimbrial usher EcpC — protein sequence MPLRRFSPGLKAQFAFGMVFLFVQPDASAADISAQQIGGVIIPQAFSQALQDGMSVPLYIHLAGSQGRQDDQRIGSAFIWLDDGQLRIRKIQLEESEDNASVSEQTRQQLMTLANAPFNEALTIPLTDNAQLDLSLRQLLLQLVVKREALGTVLRSRSEDIGQSSVNTLSSNLSYNFGVYNNQLRNGGSNTSSYLSLNNVTALREHHVVLDGSLYGIGSGQQDSELYKAMYERDFAGHRFAGGMLDTWNLQSLGPMTAISAGKIYGLSWGNQASSTIFDSSQSATPVIAFLPAAGEVHLTRDGRLLSVQNFTMGNHEVDTRGLPYGIYDVEVEVIVNGRVISKRTQRVNKLFSRGRGVGAPLAWQIWGGSFHMDRWSENGKKTRPAKESWLAGASTSGSLSTFSWAATGYGYDNQAVGETRLTLPLGGAINVNLQNMLASDSSWSNIASISATLPGGFSSLWVNQEKTRIGNQLRRSDADNRAIGGTLNLNSLWSKLGTFSISYNDDRRYNSHYYTADYYQSVYSGTFGSLGLRAGIQRYNNGDSSANTGKYIALDLSLPLGNWFSAGMTHQNGYTMANLSARKQFDEGTIRTVGANLSRAISGDTGDDKTLSGGAYAQFDARYASGTLNVNSAADGYINTNLTANGSVGWQGKNIAASGRTDGNAGVIFDTGLENDGQISAKINGRIFPLNGKRNYLPLSPYGRYEVELQNSKNSLDSYDIVSGRKSHLTLYPGNVAVIEPEVKQMVTVSGRIRAEDGTLLANARINNHIGRTRTDENGEFVMDVDKKYPTIDFRYSGNKTCEVALELNQARGAVWVGDVVCSGLSSWAAVTQTGEENES from the coding sequence ATGCCTTTACGACGGTTCTCCCCAGGACTGAAAGCCCAGTTTGCCTTCGGCATGGTCTTTTTGTTCGTTCAGCCCGATGCCAGCGCTGCTGACATAAGTGCGCAGCAAATAGGTGGGGTGATTATTCCGCAGGCCTTCAGTCAGGCGCTTCAGGACGGCATGAGCGTCCCGCTCTATATTCATCTCGCCGGTAGCCAGGGTCGCCAGGACGATCAGCGAATCGGCAGCGCTTTTATCTGGTTGGATGATGGACAGTTACGCATCCGGAAAATACAGCTGGAAGAGAGTGAAGATAACGCCAGTGTCAGCGAACAAACTCGACAGCAACTGATGACTCTGGCCAACGCCCCGTTCAATGAGGCCCTTACCATCCCCCTGACTGACAACGCGCAGTTGGATCTCAGCTTGCGCCAACTGCTGCTGCAGCTGGTGGTCAAGCGCGAAGCGCTGGGCACCGTACTACGCTCACGTAGCGAAGACATCGGGCAGTCCAGTGTTAACACCCTCAGCAGTAATCTGAGCTATAACTTCGGCGTCTATAACAACCAGTTGCGTAACGGCGGGAGCAACACCTCCAGCTATCTGTCGCTGAATAACGTTACTGCGCTGCGCGAACATCACGTGGTGCTCGACGGCTCACTGTACGGGATTGGTAGCGGTCAACAGGACAGTGAATTATATAAAGCGATGTATGAACGCGATTTTGCTGGTCACCGATTTGCCGGTGGAATGCTCGACACCTGGAACTTGCAGTCCTTAGGGCCGATGACCGCCATTTCAGCAGGGAAGATTTACGGCCTTTCCTGGGGAAACCAGGCCAGCTCCACCATCTTCGACAGCAGCCAATCGGCCACGCCAGTGATCGCCTTTTTACCGGCGGCGGGCGAAGTACATCTCACCCGTGATGGGCGACTACTAAGCGTTCAGAACTTCACCATGGGCAATCATGAAGTGGATACCCGGGGTCTACCGTACGGTATTTACGATGTGGAAGTTGAGGTAATCGTTAACGGTCGCGTGATCAGCAAACGCACCCAGCGGGTCAATAAGCTGTTTAGCCGGGGACGTGGCGTCGGTGCACCGCTGGCGTGGCAGATATGGGGCGGTAGCTTTCATATGGATCGCTGGTCGGAAAACGGGAAAAAGACGCGACCAGCCAAAGAGAGTTGGCTGGCAGGTGCCTCGACCTCCGGCTCACTGAGTACGTTTAGCTGGGCGGCAACGGGATATGGATACGATAATCAGGCGGTGGGTGAAACCCGTCTGACGCTGCCGCTTGGGGGGGCGATCAACGTTAACCTGCAAAACATGCTGGCCAGTGACAGCTCATGGAGCAACATCGCCAGCATCAGCGCCACTCTACCTGGAGGCTTCAGTTCGCTGTGGGTTAACCAGGAAAAAACCCGCATTGGCAATCAATTGCGACGTAGCGATGCCGACAACCGTGCAATCGGCGGCACACTCAACCTGAACTCACTGTGGTCGAAGCTGGGTACGTTCAGCATCAGCTACAATGATGACCGCCGCTACAACAGCCATTATTACACGGCAGATTACTATCAAAGTGTCTACAGCGGTACCTTTGGTTCGCTTGGCCTGCGGGCCGGTATTCAGCGCTATAACAACGGCGACAGCAGCGCCAATACAGGGAAATATATCGCTCTCGATCTCTCGCTACCACTGGGCAACTGGTTTAGCGCAGGGATGACCCATCAAAACGGCTACACCATGGCAAACCTGTCAGCACGCAAACAGTTTGATGAAGGAACCATTCGCACTGTTGGTGCCAATCTGTCACGAGCCATCTCCGGCGATACCGGTGATGACAAAACCCTCAGCGGTGGGGCGTATGCACAGTTCGACGCTCGTTACGCCAGCGGAACGCTGAACGTCAATAGCGCGGCGGACGGCTACATCAATACTAATTTGACCGCCAACGGCAGCGTCGGCTGGCAGGGTAAAAACATCGCTGCCAGCGGGCGGACCGATGGCAACGCTGGGGTGATATTCGACACTGGCCTGGAGAACGATGGTCAGATCAGCGCCAAAATCAACGGGCGGATTTTCCCGCTTAACGGCAAGCGTAACTATCTCCCGCTCTCTCCCTATGGAAGATATGAGGTGGAGTTGCAGAACAGCAAAAACTCACTCGACAGTTACGATATCGTCAGCGGTCGCAAAAGTCATCTGACTCTCTATCCAGGCAATGTCGCTGTCATTGAGCCAGAGGTGAAGCAGATGGTTACCGTCTCCGGTCGTATCCGTGCGGAAGACGGCACACTGCTGGCTAACGCACGGATTAACAACCATATCGGCCGAACCCGAACCGATGAAAACGGCGAGTTTGTCATGGACGTGGATAAGAAATACCCCACTATCGATTTTCGCTACAGTGGCAATAAAACCTGCGAAGTGGCACTGGAACTCAACCAGGCGCGCGGTGCCGTCTGGGTCGGTGATGTGGTCTGCAGCGGCCTCTCATCGTGGGCGGCGGTGACGCAGACAGGAGAAGAGAATGAGAGTTAA
- the ecpD gene encoding fimbrial adhesin EcpD, whose product MRVNLLIAMIIFALIWPATALRAAVSKTTWADAPAREFVFVENNSDDNFFVTPGGALDPRLTGANRWTGLKYNGSGTIYQQSLGYIDNGYNTGLYTNWKFDMWLENSPVSSPLTGLRCINWYAGCNMTTSLILPQTTDASGFYGATVTSGGAKWMHGMLSDAFYQYLQQMPVGSSFTMTINACQTSVNYDANSGARCKDQASGNWYVRNVTHTKAANLRLINTHSLAEVFINSDGVPTLGEGNADCRTQTIGSRSGLSCKMVNYTLQTNGLSNTSIHIFPAIANSSLASAVGAYDMQFSLNGSSWKPVSNTAYYYTFNEMKSADSIYVFFSSNFFKQMVNLGISDINTKDLFNFRFQNTTSPESGWYEFSTSNTLIIKPRDFSISIISDEYTQTPSREGYVGSGESALDFGYIVTTSGKTAADEVLIKVTGPAQVIGGRSYCVFSSDDGKAKVPFPATLSFITRNGATKTYDAGCDDSWRDMTDALWLTTPWTDISGEVGQMDKTTVKFSIPMDNAISLRTVDDNGWFGEVSASGEIHVQATWRNIN is encoded by the coding sequence ATGAGAGTTAACCTACTGATAGCGATGATAATCTTTGCGCTAATCTGGCCTGCAACCGCGCTCAGAGCGGCAGTGAGCAAAACAACCTGGGCGGATGCTCCGGCACGCGAGTTTGTGTTTGTCGAAAACAACTCAGACGACAACTTTTTCGTCACTCCTGGCGGGGCGCTGGATCCGCGCCTGACCGGTGCCAACCGCTGGACCGGTTTAAAATACAATGGTTCAGGAACCATCTATCAGCAAAGCCTCGGCTACATTGATAACGGTTACAACACCGGCCTTTATACCAACTGGAAGTTTGATATGTGGCTGGAAAATTCACCAGTTTCATCTCCTTTAACTGGCTTGCGCTGCATCAACTGGTACGCAGGGTGTAATATGACCACCAGTCTTATCCTGCCGCAAACCACCGACGCCAGTGGATTTTATGGCGCGACGGTGACCAGCGGCGGCGCGAAATGGATGCACGGCATGTTGTCAGACGCGTTTTACCAGTATCTGCAACAAATGCCCGTCGGCAGCAGCTTTACAATGACCATCAATGCCTGCCAGACCTCTGTGAACTATGACGCCAACAGCGGCGCACGCTGTAAGGATCAGGCCTCCGGCAACTGGTATGTTCGCAACGTCACCCATACGAAAGCAGCAAATCTGCGGTTGATAAATACCCACTCGCTGGCGGAAGTATTTATCAACAGCGACGGAGTACCGACTCTGGGCGAAGGGAACGCCGACTGCCGGACGCAAACCATCGGCAGCCGTTCAGGATTAAGTTGTAAGATGGTTAACTATACCCTGCAAACAAACGGACTCAGCAACACCTCAATCCATATATTCCCGGCGATCGCCAACTCGTCGTTAGCCTCGGCCGTCGGGGCGTACGATATGCAGTTCAGTCTGAATGGCAGTTCATGGAAACCGGTGAGCAATACTGCCTATTACTACACCTTCAACGAGATGAAGAGCGCAGACTCGATCTATGTTTTCTTCTCGAGCAACTTCTTTAAACAGATGGTGAACCTCGGGATCAGCGATATCAACACCAAAGATCTATTCAACTTTCGCTTTCAGAACACCACATCACCGGAGTCTGGCTGGTATGAATTTTCTACCTCCAACACGCTGATTATCAAACCCCGTGATTTCAGCATCAGTATTATCTCCGATGAATATACTCAGACACCGTCGCGGGAGGGATATGTTGGCAGCGGCGAGTCGGCACTCGATTTCGGGTATATCGTAACCACCAGCGGTAAAACAGCTGCCGACGAAGTGCTGATCAAGGTGACCGGACCCGCGCAGGTGATTGGCGGGCGCTCCTATTGTGTCTTCAGCTCCGATGACGGTAAGGCGAAAGTACCGTTCCCGGCGACGCTTTCCTTTATTACCCGCAACGGAGCTACAAAAACCTACGATGCCGGGTGCGATGATAGCTGGCGGGATATGACCGATGCGCTGTGGTTGACCACACCGTGGACTGATATCTCTGGCGAAGTGGGGCAGATGGATAAGACCACAGTCAAATTTTCGATTCCAATGGATAACGCCATTTCTCTGCGTACGGTAGATGATAACGGCTGGTTTGGCGAAGTCAGCGCTTCAGGAGAGATTCATGTTCAGGCGACGTGGCGTAACATTAACTAA
- the ecpE gene encoding fimbrial chaperone EcpE, with translation MFRRRGVTLTKALLTVVCMLAAPLTQAISVGNLTFSLPSETDFVSKRVVNNNKSARIYRIAISAIDSPGSSELRTRPVDGELLFAPRQLALQAGESEYFKFYYHGPRDNRERYYRVSFREVPTRNLTKRSPSGGEVSTEPVVVMDTILVVRPRQVQFKWSFDQVTGTVSNTGNTWFKLLIKPGCDSTEEEGDAWYLRPGDVVHQPELRQPGNHYLVYNDKFIKISDSCPAKPPSAD, from the coding sequence ATGTTCAGGCGACGTGGCGTAACATTAACTAAGGCCCTGCTGACAGTGGTCTGTATGCTGGCGGCACCTTTGACACAGGCGATTTCGGTCGGCAATCTGACTTTTTCACTGCCGTCCGAGACTGACTTTGTCAGCAAACGTGTCGTGAATAACAACAAAAGCGCGCGGATATACCGTATTGCCATCAGTGCTATTGATAGCCCGGGCAGCAGTGAATTGCGCACCCGACCGGTGGATGGTGAACTACTTTTCGCCCCCCGCCAGCTGGCGTTGCAGGCTGGTGAGAGCGAGTATTTTAAATTTTACTATCATGGCCCACGGGATAACCGCGAGCGCTACTACCGGGTCTCATTTCGCGAGGTCCCCACTCGTAACCTGACAAAACGCAGCCCAAGCGGCGGTGAGGTCAGCACGGAGCCGGTGGTGGTGATGGATACCATTCTGGTAGTACGACCACGTCAGGTTCAGTTTAAATGGTCCTTCGATCAGGTGACCGGAACGGTAAGTAACACCGGCAACACGTGGTTTAAGCTACTGATTAAACCAGGATGTGATTCGACCGAAGAGGAAGGCGATGCCTGGTATCTACGTCCGGGAGACGTGGTTCATCAGCCTGAGTTACGTCAGCCGGGGAATCATTATCTGGTCTATAACGACAAATTCATTAAGATTAGCGATTCCTGTCCGGCTAAGCCCCCTTCGGCGGACTAA
- the ykgJ gene encoding YkgJ family cysteine cluster protein → MSNLNPCMTCGACCAFFRVSFYWAEADDAGGTIPARLTEQISPFHRCMSGTNQKNPRCIALAGTPGKNACCTIYENRSSTCREFAMSGENGEVNEACNRARAKYGLTPL, encoded by the coding sequence ATGAGCAATCTGAATCCATGCATGACGTGTGGTGCCTGTTGTGCATTTTTCCGCGTCTCTTTTTACTGGGCCGAAGCCGACGATGCTGGCGGTACCATTCCCGCCAGGCTCACTGAACAAATATCCCCTTTTCACCGATGCATGAGCGGTACTAATCAGAAAAATCCCCGATGTATTGCCCTTGCAGGAACACCGGGCAAAAATGCCTGCTGCACGATATATGAAAATCGATCGTCCACATGCAGAGAATTCGCCATGTCTGGTGAGAACGGAGAAGTCAATGAGGCTTGCAATCGTGCAAGAGCTAAATATGGGCTAACACCGTTATAA